From Priestia aryabhattai, one genomic window encodes:
- a CDS encoding valine--tRNA ligase, protein MSEKEVTLPTKYDPKAVEENRYQYWLDGKFFEATNDPEKEPYTIVIPPPNVTGKLHLGHAWDTTLQDILTRMKRMQGYDVLWLPGMDHAGIATQAKVEEKLRSEGKSRYDLGRENFVAETWKWKEEYASFIRQQWSKLGLGLDYSRERFTLDEGLSKAVREVFVTLYKKGLIYRGEYIINWDPATKTALSDIEVIYKDVQGAFYHMRYPLADGSGHIEIATTRPETMLGDTAVAVHPEDDRYKHLIGKKVVLPIVGREIPIVGDDYVDMEFGSGAVKITPAHDPNDFEIGNRHNLERILVMNQDGTMNDKAGKYEGMDRFACRKQIVKDLQEAGVLFNIEDHMHSVGHSERSGAVVEPYLSTQWFVKMQPLADKAVDLQKQEEKVNFVPDRFEKTYLHWMENIRDWCISRQLWWGHRIPAWYHKETGEVYVDHEAPADIENWEQDSDVLDTWFSSALWPFSTMGWPDVDAADFKRYYPTNVLVTGYDIIFFWVSRMIFQGLEFTGKRPFDDVLIHGLVRDAEGRKMSKSLGNGVDPMEVIEKYGADSLRYFLSTGSSPGQDLRFSFEKVEATWNFANKIWNASRFALMNMDGITFEELDLSGEKSVADKWILTRLNETIEHVTKLADKYEFGEVGRILYNFIWDDFCDWYIEMAKLPLYGEDEAAKKTTRSILAYVLDNTMRLLHPFMPFITEEIWQSLPHEGESITVAKWPEVRAELSDKEAANDMRLLVDIIRAVRNIRAEVNTPMSKQVKLFIKAKDENIQSQLEKNRAYVERFCNPSELVISTDVSLDEKAMTAVVTGAELILPLEGLINIEEEIARLEKEYDKLNKEVERVQKKLNNQGFIAKAPAKVVEEERAKEQDYVEKREAVQSRIAELRG, encoded by the coding sequence AAAAAGAAGTGACTCTTCCAACGAAGTATGATCCAAAAGCCGTTGAAGAAAATCGTTATCAGTATTGGTTAGACGGAAAGTTTTTTGAAGCAACAAACGACCCTGAAAAAGAGCCATACACAATTGTAATTCCACCCCCGAACGTAACGGGCAAGCTGCATTTAGGCCACGCTTGGGATACAACGTTACAAGACATTTTAACGCGTATGAAGCGCATGCAAGGCTATGACGTTCTATGGCTTCCTGGCATGGACCATGCAGGGATTGCAACGCAGGCAAAAGTAGAAGAAAAGCTTCGCAGCGAAGGGAAAAGCCGCTACGATCTAGGCCGCGAAAACTTTGTAGCTGAAACGTGGAAATGGAAAGAAGAATATGCAAGCTTTATTCGCCAGCAGTGGTCGAAGCTAGGACTTGGCTTAGACTATTCACGCGAGCGCTTCACGCTTGATGAAGGCCTTTCTAAAGCAGTACGTGAAGTATTCGTAACGCTTTACAAAAAAGGGTTAATCTATCGCGGAGAATATATTATTAACTGGGATCCAGCTACAAAAACAGCTCTTTCAGACATCGAGGTTATTTACAAAGATGTACAAGGTGCGTTTTATCATATGCGCTATCCGTTGGCAGATGGTTCTGGACATATCGAAATCGCAACAACTCGTCCTGAAACAATGCTAGGAGATACGGCTGTAGCTGTTCACCCTGAAGATGATCGCTATAAGCACTTAATCGGCAAAAAGGTTGTCCTTCCGATTGTAGGTCGTGAAATTCCAATCGTAGGCGATGATTATGTCGATATGGAATTCGGTTCTGGTGCGGTAAAAATTACACCTGCTCATGACCCGAACGATTTTGAAATTGGAAACCGTCATAATTTAGAGCGTATTTTAGTGATGAATCAAGACGGTACGATGAATGACAAAGCAGGTAAATATGAAGGAATGGACCGTTTTGCTTGCCGTAAGCAAATTGTTAAAGACCTTCAAGAAGCCGGTGTATTGTTCAACATTGAAGACCACATGCATTCAGTAGGTCATAGTGAACGAAGCGGTGCCGTTGTTGAACCTTATTTATCAACTCAATGGTTTGTAAAAATGCAGCCGTTAGCAGATAAAGCGGTAGATCTTCAAAAACAAGAAGAAAAAGTAAACTTTGTACCTGATCGTTTTGAAAAGACATATTTACACTGGATGGAAAATATTCGCGACTGGTGTATTTCACGTCAGCTTTGGTGGGGACACCGCATTCCAGCTTGGTACCATAAAGAAACTGGAGAAGTATACGTAGATCATGAAGCTCCAGCAGATATCGAAAACTGGGAACAGGATTCAGATGTATTAGACACATGGTTTAGTTCGGCACTATGGCCTTTCTCAACAATGGGCTGGCCGGATGTGGATGCAGCTGATTTCAAACGCTACTATCCAACAAACGTGCTTGTAACAGGCTACGACATTATTTTCTTCTGGGTATCTCGTATGATTTTCCAAGGTCTTGAATTTACGGGTAAACGTCCGTTTGACGATGTACTAATTCACGGTCTTGTACGAGATGCTGAAGGTCGTAAAATGAGTAAATCACTTGGTAACGGTGTAGATCCGATGGAAGTAATCGAGAAATACGGTGCCGATTCTCTTCGCTACTTCTTATCTACAGGAAGCTCACCAGGACAAGATTTACGCTTCAGCTTTGAAAAAGTAGAAGCGACGTGGAACTTTGCAAATAAGATTTGGAATGCTTCTCGTTTTGCATTAATGAATATGGACGGTATCACATTTGAAGAGCTTGATTTATCAGGCGAAAAATCTGTTGCTGATAAATGGATTTTAACGCGCTTAAATGAGACGATTGAGCATGTAACAAAATTAGCTGATAAATATGAATTCGGTGAAGTTGGACGCATTCTCTATAACTTTATTTGGGATGATTTCTGCGATTGGTACATTGAAATGGCTAAACTTCCTCTTTACGGAGAAGATGAAGCAGCTAAAAAGACAACTCGCTCAATTTTAGCTTATGTACTTGATAACACAATGCGACTTTTACATCCATTCATGCCGTTTATTACCGAGGAAATTTGGCAAAGCTTGCCGCATGAAGGCGAATCGATTACAGTAGCTAAATGGCCGGAAGTCCGCGCTGAGCTTTCTGATAAAGAAGCGGCTAACGATATGCGTTTACTTGTAGATATTATCCGCGCTGTTCGTAACATTCGTGCTGAAGTGAATACGCCGATGAGCAAACAAGTAAAATTATTTATCAAAGCTAAAGATGAAAATATTCAAAGCCAGCTTGAAAAGAATCGTGCGTATGTAGAGCGTTTCTGTAATCCAAGTGAGCTTGTGATTTCAACAGATGTTTCATTAGATGAAAAAGCGATGACTGCTGTTGTAACAGGCGCAGAATTAATTTTACCTCTTGAAGGTTTAATTAATATCGAAGAAGAAATCGCGCGTTTAGAAAAAGAATACGACAAGTTAAACAAAGAAGTAGAACGTGTACAAAAGAAATTAAACAACCAAGGCTTTATTGCAAAAGCGCCTGCTAAAGTAGTAGAAGAAGAGCGTGCAAAAGAGCAAGATTACGTTGAAAAACGTGAAGCTGTTCAGTCTCGTATTGCTGAATTACGCGGATAA